One Haloferax litoreum genomic window, CGATACGGCCGGCACGGATGAACTGACTCACCTCGACATGAGGTGTTGTGGACCTTGTCACGAGACTCAGACAGAGGTGATTTGAACAGAGCACGCTGAGTTGAGGACCAATTGCCCCAATCCACTCTCTCGTACGTTCAAGGTTTCCAGTTAGAATCGGCTACCTCTGGATTGGGTACCTTCTCACCTACGCAATCCACGACGCTCGAAACCTTGTGGTTCGACGTTCGGCTGTCATCGCCGGAATTGTCGTTGTCATCCCAGTTCTCAACGCCGCCGTGAATCTCTTGTGAGAGTTTCACTGGTTTGCAGTCTACTCTCAATATGTGCTCAATGATGTTTCTGTAGGTGTCGAAAATCGAAACGTGCAATCAACGCAGAGTACACGCTGTAGTCCGCTTATCCATGGTCTGATGAGCAACAACCCGTCATGAGATATTTATCTGGAGACTGTGTGTACCAAACATGAACCCACGGTGGATTGCAGTCGCTAGCCTCTCACAAGCTCTTCTACTTGTGACATTTATCTTCGATTACTTGGAAGGGGACTCTACATTATTGATCACGGCTATCGGTAGCACCACTAGTATTGCTGGTGCTGCGTCATTCGCAATCGCGTATCGACGACAGAAGTCGGGAGACTCACCGTGGACGACTTCCCATTAACCAATCCTATCGAATGTACTCCAAAATCTCATGGCTTGTTGAAGTAATCCCTTCACATCGAATTCAGCCAGCCCACTCAGTCCTTTAGATTCAAGTAACGCAGCTGAGAACTATTCTGTGTGAGTATACGCTTTCAGTTCGCTGGGGTTGTAATTTCGATACTCGGAGTTGCATATCTCACCAAGCCAAGGCAGATATACCACTTTGGTCTTGATTTCTTACGCGACCCCCAATCGGAGCCGTCTGAGCCCTCTGATATAATCATCTGGCTATACCGATTCATTGGGTTTTGTCTCGTCATCGTCGGCGTGTCATACATCTCTTGAGCGGATACTGAACAATTCCCTGCATAGCTGGTCTCACTGATGAGGGCGGCACAGAACGAATCTGTTCCAACCGAGACTAGGTACTGGTGGGCAATTAGAGAGTGTTCAGAACCCTTGTCTCACTAAGAAGAATGAGGTCACAGTGAGAACGAGCAGAACGGCCCATGAGTACTGGATGGGCCAGACGAACATCGCACAGAGTGGAATCACCCCGATGAAGAGTGCAGTAACGACGAACCGACCCCACACCCAGTGAGTAGAATTCGTTTCTGATTCACCGTGGACCGAAACGTTGTGACGCTGGAGGAACTCTCGAAATTGCGATTCTTTGTCTTGAGGGATGAGAAACGAACTCGGCTTGACGCTGAACGTTTTCTTGTAGTGTAACCGGACCATGGGCTGGCGAGCAAGTGAGAGAAACTGAGCGGCCTCCACGTCCTCAAGCGGAACAGTTGCTTCCTGGTCACTGCGGAAGAGTGTCGGGTCACCCATGTGGAACGTGGTCTCGATGCTTCCGTCATCTTGCTCAAATTCGATTGTGGTGTTGATGTACCGCTCAGACATCTGGACGAGGAACATCATCATCCCAGCACAGAAGAGGTTGTACGACTCGATGAGGCCGTCATCGAAGAATACGACTCCAGCGAAAAGAACCGCAGGGACGACGGCAAACATAGACCACCACAACAAACGACCGAAATCAGCGACGTTGAACCAGAGTCGATGAGGGAACCTTTCAAGCCCACTCTGATTCGTCGTCCACGTCGTCACTGTCGTCGTCTGATTAGTGACGTCTTGTTCATCACTTTGGAGGGCAGACATCTCTGAGATACTCTCTCAACTCTACTGAAATATTCTCGGATATCCCGAAATGCGTAGTTTTCCACTCAGTCAAACTTCTCGATAGTGACTGTGCACCTCAGACAGCCCCAACAGACCGTTTCCGGTCAAGGAGATAGAACGTAGCGGCGAGCCAGCACACACCGAGGAAACTGAGGGTCTCGACGGGTGCGTCCCATGCGTTAAGCACCGCTGCATAATACCCGAGCATAAACGCGGCGACGGGAGCGCCGACGTACGCGACAACGTTCGGAACCCACGGTGAATTATTCTCATAGAGTTGTTTTGCATCCTTGTACACTGCAACGAGTAGAAGTATTGCTGCGATGTACGTGACCAACAGCAATAAGACACCGAATAGTATCCCAACGCCACTTTGCGGCCTAAGTCCAAAGAAATAGCCAGCCGTCACAGGCACGACAAAGACGTACAGGACTACGTATTTCGGCCATTTCGAGCCGCTCGTTCCTCGCCAGTCTTCGTTCGTCGTGTCCTTGACTTCGGTCCGCCACGACCGCACAGCAGCAAGTCGGTCACCGATGAAGGCAGCCACACGGACAAACAGTACAACGATGGCAACTCCGAGAACGATCGCGATGGGTGTTCCAACCACGGTGAAGAGCGCTGTTCTGAGGGAAGACACAGTCAGGGTTGAGAACATCGTGGCGAGATACACGACGACGACCCCAATGGAAGCAGCCAGCCCGGTTCGTGTACTCGCCCGACGTCGACTCGTTGGTCGACCGTAGTAGAGGTACCCGACGAGAAAGCCAGCGACGATGAACACACCACCAGAGACGGTTCCACCAGCAACTAACGACTCGTCGGTTACTGTTCGCCACGATAACGGCACGGTGAGGAGTGCCGACACGAGCCCAATCGCCGTGGCGAGCCGAAGCTCCGGCTCAGTCAACTCTCGGTAGATGCGTGTGTGGAGGGGCATTTTTCGAATATACTACTCATTGCGATCATAATGAGTGTTGTCAACTATTGTTGATATATCCCGGCTCTCGATTCACGCGGCCTGTTGCGCAATAGTGTTGTCGTTCAGCCCAAGATGGCAACGGTTGTGACCCGTAGA contains:
- a CDS encoding DUF5518 domain-containing protein, producing the protein MPLHTRIYRELTEPELRLATAIGLVSALLTVPLSWRTVTDESLVAGGTVSGGVFIVAGFLVGYLYYGRPTSRRRASTRTGLAASIGVVVVYLATMFSTLTVSSLRTALFTVVGTPIAIVLGVAIVVLFVRVAAFIGDRLAAVRSWRTEVKDTTNEDWRGTSGSKWPKYVVLYVFVVPVTAGYFFGLRPQSGVGILFGVLLLLVTYIAAILLLVAVYKDAKQLYENNSPWVPNVVAYVGAPVAAFMLGYYAAVLNAWDAPVETLSFLGVCWLAATFYLLDRKRSVGAV